A part of Setaria viridis chromosome 8, Setaria_viridis_v4.0, whole genome shotgun sequence genomic DNA contains:
- the LOC117834137 gene encoding uncharacterized protein has product MSHATSQNIKIFTEDEIKDITSNYSTLIGRGGFGEVYRGVLDADYDLVAVKRYIRLDLREEFMEEVSIHSMMSHKNVVKLIGYCVSENTLMLVTEYISNGNLDNILHKSDIPIPLDIRLGIAIGCAEALSYMHSMHLSSDKLIYHGDVKPANILLDDNLTTKVSDFGLSRLLFGGDTQFTTSLKGSMGYMDPIYFHEGRLTPKSDVYSFGVVLFELIARKRVKRGDSNLIPAFNKACAKGKGLRELFDAAIADEKNMKILKEMRKLAAECVTLDIRARPQMNDVAKRLRVLRKDLKGSPQSILATHSSWQNPYKQGTSMPSFKKGFSFFKGNSSNSKILSELRNVRIFTKEEINEVTQNYSFPLSTGTSAEVYKGTLEDNTVVVVNRFLHEDSKELFINGGTTLSQVVHKNIIKLLGCCMEDTTLIFIYEYIPKGSLFDILASQEDLALDLRMRIAIKTAEALEYLHSSAAGIIGHGGVATSTILLDENFIPKLTDFSRACKLIKQSEATTDGSVISSSFLEKVLNNDPSCYGSVLRNLESDVYNFGGVLMALICRDKNTDHDDLIVKFTEAYETDKSGKAMFDRDITAEEDITLLEEIGRLALQCTILKGDEMVKRPTMKEVAAHLGMLRKSWKEGTAGAHAQANETDARPAMSAEPRLPNLMRHLFGYRRISTSDPIKTC; this is encoded by the coding sequence ATGAGTCATGCAACGAGTCAAAACATTAAGATATTCACAGAAGATGAGATTAAAGATATTACCAGCAACTACAGCACTCTCATTGGGAGAGGTGGTTTCGGAGAAGTCTATAGAGGTGTCCTTGATGCTGACTATGATCTAGTCGCGGTGAAGAGATACATCCGCCTAGACTTACGAGAAGAGTTCATGGAAGAAGTAAGCATCCATAGTATGATGAGCCACAAGAACGTGGTGAAGCTCATAGGCTATTGTGTCAGCGAAAATACTCTGATGCTGGTAACAGAGTACATCTCCAATGGAAACCTCGATAACATACTTCATAAAAGTGACATCCCCATCCCTCTGGATATAAGACTGGGTATTGCGATAGGGTGTGCAGAGGCATTGAGCTACATGCATTCGATGCATTTGTCGAGTGATAAGCTCATTTATCATGGTGATGTTAAGCCTGCCAACATACTTTTAGATGACAACCTCACAACAAAAGTATCAGATTTTGGATTGTCAAGGCTTCTTTTCGGTGGTGATACTCAGTTCACTACGAGCTTAAAGGGGAGCATGGGCTACATGGATCCTATATATTTTCATGAGGGGCGTCTTACCCCGAAGAGCGATGTCTATAGTTTTGGAGTAGTCCTGTTCGAACTAATAGCTCGAAAGAGGGTTAAACGCGGGGACAGTAACCTCATTCCAGCATTCAATAAAGCCTGTGCCAAGGGGAAAGGATTGAGGGAACTGTTTGATGCAGCAATAGCAGATGAGAAGAATATGAAGATCCTTAAAGAAATGAGGAAATTGGCAGCTGAATGCGTGACACTGGACATTCGTGCACGTCCACAAATGAATGACGTGGCAAAACGCCTTCGGGTTCTTAGGAAAGATCTCAAGGGCAGCCCACAATCCATCTTGGCAACACACTCTTCATGGCAAAATCCTTACAAGCAAGGCACAAGCATGCCCAGTTTTAAAAAGGGTTTTAGCTTTTTCAAGGGAAATTCTAGTAATTCTAAGATCCTATCTGAACTCCGCAATGTAAGAATTTTCACAAAGGAGGAGATAAATGAAGTGACACAGAATTACTCATTTCCACTCAGCACAGGTACATCGGCCGAGGTTTATAAAGGAACACTTGAGGACAATACAGTGGTGGTGGTGAATAGATTTCTTCATGAGGACTCTAAAGAGCTGTTCATCAACGGAGGGACAACCCTATCTCAAGTTGTCCACAAGAACATCATCAAACTTTTGGGTTGTTGCATGGAAGACACAACTCTTATTTTTATATATGAGTACATTCCTAAAGGTAGTCTCTTTGACATTTTGGCTAGCCAGGAAGATTTGGCGCTAGACTTACGTATGAGGATTGCAATTAAGACAGCTGAAGCATTAGAATACCTCCATTCATCAGCAGCTGGCATCATTGGACATGGCGGTGTTGCAACATCAACTATACTTCTAGATGAGAACTTCATACCAAAGCTCACAGATTTCTCAAGAGCATGTAAGCTTATCAAACAGAGTGAAGCTACTACTGATGGCAGTGTAATCAGTAGCAGCTTTCTAGAAAAAGTTCTCAACAACGACCCATCTTGTTATGGTTCTGTGCTGAGAAATCTGGAAAGTGATGTGTACAACTTCGGTGGTGTTCTCATGGCACTCATTTGTAGGGATAAGAATACTGATCATGATGACCTTATCGTCAAATTCACCGAAGCTTATGAGACAGATAAGAGTGGGAAGGCAATGTTCGATCGCGATataacagctgaagaagatatcACCCTCCTTGAAGAGATTGGGAGGTTGGCTCTGCAGTGTACCATTTTGAAAGGAGATGAGATGGTTAAGAGACCAACGATGAAGGAAGTGGCAGCACACCTTGGGATGCTTAGGAAATCATGGAAGGAGGGTACCGCTGGAGCACACGCACAAGCAAATGAAACTGACGCTAGACCTGCGATGTCAGCAGAGCCAAGGCTACCAAACCTGATGCGCCACTTGTTCGGATATCGGCGAATCTCCACTAGTGATCCTATAAAGACATGTTAG